Proteins encoded by one window of Listeria cossartiae subsp. cossartiae:
- a CDS encoding HAD family hydrolase, whose translation MYKAIIFDVDGTILDTERAVLHSLQAVLAEEGLNYELDELRFVLGITGAAAVEQLNILDEEKVLDKWIEREATFIEEVEIFDGIHEVLHAIPESGVVTSKNALEMEKGFYPFDIHGHFQAIVCASDTENHKPHPDPLLKGLEILGREPHEVLYIGDSSYDMQCAHAAGAHFGLALWGAKTTDGFEKAELVFEKPADILAYVSK comes from the coding sequence GTGTATAAAGCAATAATTTTTGACGTAGATGGAACTATTCTGGACACGGAAAGAGCTGTTTTACATTCTCTTCAAGCGGTTTTGGCTGAGGAAGGATTAAATTATGAGCTAGATGAATTGCGATTCGTGCTTGGAATTACCGGAGCGGCTGCGGTTGAACAGTTAAACATTTTAGACGAAGAAAAAGTATTAGATAAATGGATTGAACGCGAGGCGACATTTATTGAAGAAGTAGAGATTTTTGATGGGATTCATGAGGTTTTGCATGCGATTCCAGAAAGCGGCGTTGTTACTTCTAAAAATGCGTTAGAAATGGAAAAAGGGTTTTATCCGTTTGATATTCACGGCCATTTTCAAGCAATTGTTTGCGCGAGTGATACGGAAAACCATAAACCTCACCCGGATCCACTGCTGAAAGGTTTAGAGATTCTTGGAAGAGAGCCACATGAAGTGCTTTATATCGGGGATTCTTCTTATGATATGCAATGTGCTCATGCCGCCGGAGCTCATTTTGGCTTAGCGCTTTGGGGTGCAAAAACGACAGATGGTTTTGAAAAGGCAGAACTTGTTTTCGAAAAACCAGCAGATATTTTGGCTTATGTAAGTAAATAA
- a CDS encoding fructose-specific PTS transporter subunit EIIC produces the protein MKLSNITSEPLIFLDKDWRTKEEVFDGLIDALHNQGVLSDKNEFKKAVLEREKISETGLEKGFAIPHGKSKAVKKAAFAFARINQSINSWGSIDPTNEVKYIFLLAIPENEAGSTHLELLATLSKRLLDPAFIESISTAPTVGEFMNVLDSEQQQDEKVDYNRKIVAITACAAGIAHTYMAAEALELAGKELGIEVIVEKQGANGIEDRITPEILKGAEAVIFATDITAKDKERFAGMPFIQRRVAEPLRSGKEMIETVLSKPDGYVKADTDGSEQQFDNNKSSVFSQIYRGILTGISYMLPVIVAGGLMIGIGQLGATAFGLEKVIGNPEYATNSNQLIVIFHYLGLYGNMIMKFMYPVFGAFLAYSIADRPGLAPGFIGGAFAAGLHYTFWGVDGGIPSGFFGVLILGIIAGFVAKFLNEKIKLHKNLQAMKPMFLIPGITVLVLFFVNYYVVDPVFGGLNAWLQELIIQNQDASAVLLSTIIACLTAFDLGGPVNKAAGAIAIGLAADGIFPLTARVLAIVIPPIGLGLATVLDKYVVKRRVFDENLRVAGTTSIFLGFIAIGEGAIPFMLQNPLITIPINMIGASLGAVTAVLLGAVQWLPLPAIWGWPLVENFWAYAIGLIVGIAFITFANIFVRYGLITRKENKIK, from the coding sequence TTGAAATTAAGCAATATTACATCGGAGCCACTCATCTTTTTAGATAAAGATTGGCGCACTAAAGAAGAAGTATTTGATGGGTTAATTGATGCTTTACACAATCAAGGAGTTTTATCAGATAAAAATGAATTTAAAAAAGCTGTCTTAGAACGCGAAAAGATTTCTGAAACTGGTTTAGAGAAAGGTTTTGCTATTCCACATGGTAAATCTAAGGCCGTTAAAAAAGCTGCTTTTGCATTTGCTCGTATCAATCAATCAATTAATTCTTGGGGCAGCATTGATCCAACAAATGAAGTAAAATATATCTTTTTATTAGCTATTCCAGAAAACGAAGCCGGATCAACTCATTTAGAACTTTTAGCGACTTTAAGTAAGCGTTTACTCGACCCTGCTTTTATTGAGAGCATTTCTACCGCTCCAACAGTAGGCGAATTTATGAACGTCCTCGATTCCGAACAACAACAAGATGAAAAAGTAGATTACAACCGGAAAATCGTAGCTATTACAGCTTGTGCAGCCGGTATCGCCCATACGTATATGGCAGCGGAAGCCCTTGAACTAGCTGGTAAAGAACTTGGTATTGAAGTTATCGTCGAAAAACAAGGTGCTAATGGGATTGAAGACCGCATTACTCCTGAAATTCTTAAAGGCGCAGAAGCAGTCATTTTTGCGACAGATATCACTGCAAAAGATAAGGAACGTTTTGCCGGAATGCCTTTTATCCAAAGACGTGTTGCTGAGCCGCTTCGTAGTGGTAAAGAAATGATTGAAACCGTGTTGAGTAAACCAGACGGCTATGTGAAAGCTGATACAGACGGTTCAGAACAACAATTTGATAATAATAAGAGCAGTGTTTTCTCGCAAATTTATCGTGGTATTTTAACTGGTATTTCTTATATGTTACCTGTTATTGTCGCAGGTGGTTTAATGATTGGTATTGGCCAACTTGGCGCAACTGCCTTTGGTCTTGAAAAAGTTATTGGTAATCCAGAGTATGCAACAAACTCTAACCAGCTTATCGTTATCTTCCATTATCTCGGTTTATACGGAAATATGATTATGAAATTCATGTATCCTGTTTTCGGTGCCTTCCTTGCTTACTCGATTGCTGACCGTCCTGGACTTGCTCCTGGATTTATCGGTGGTGCTTTCGCAGCGGGACTACATTACACCTTCTGGGGCGTAGATGGCGGTATACCATCTGGATTCTTCGGTGTTCTAATTTTAGGTATCATTGCCGGATTTGTTGCTAAATTCTTAAACGAAAAAATTAAACTACACAAAAATTTACAAGCTATGAAACCCATGTTCCTGATTCCAGGGATTACCGTTTTAGTCTTGTTCTTCGTCAATTACTATGTGGTCGACCCGGTATTCGGGGGCTTAAACGCATGGTTACAAGAATTAATTATTCAAAATCAAGATGCAAGTGCTGTACTACTTTCGACAATTATTGCTTGTTTGACTGCATTTGACTTAGGTGGACCGGTCAATAAAGCGGCTGGGGCTATCGCAATTGGGCTCGCAGCAGACGGAATCTTCCCGCTAACTGCTCGTGTTCTAGCAATCGTTATCCCGCCAATCGGACTGGGGCTTGCGACTGTATTAGATAAATATGTTGTTAAACGTCGTGTTTTTGATGAAAACTTACGTGTTGCAGGTACAACCTCTATTTTCCTAGGGTTTATTGCCATAGGAGAGGGCGCGATACCGTTTATGCTACAAAATCCGCTTATCACGATTCCAATTAATATGATTGGTGCTTCTCTTGGTGCGGTCACTGCCGTTTTACTCGGTGCTGTACAATGGCTTCCACTTCCAGCAATTTGGGGTTGGCCGCTCGTTGAAAATTTCTGGGCCTATGCGATTGGTTTAATCGTAGGTATCGCCTTTATCACATTCGCGAATATCTTCGTACGCTACGGCTTAATCACACGTAAAGAAAATAAAATCAAATAA
- a CDS encoding glycoside hydrolase family 38 N-terminal domain-containing protein, which produces MKKNKIVHVVAHSHWDHEWYFTMEDSNILLIENLDYLLNVLETKDSFASYSFDGQMSVIERYLDIRPENKARVQKLIQDRRLFVGPWYTQTDSLLVKTEAVIRNLLYGYKMGEEFGHSMSIGYSPDIFGQHAYLPAIYKSFNMEHSIFQRGVYNDQVQEDLNFHWTSPDNKSIPTNNIFFGYGPGKFLSSEKSYVETRLLPILDRLAEMNTHTDVLLLPAGGDQVLVRENFPEIVAELNKMDLDYTFILSDYEAFMNDAWTSTFPNEITGELLACQKSRIHHTCRSERYDIKRLNYLVENRLVNILEPLATMANKFGIKYPKPWLDIIWKKLFDSHAHNGIGASNSDDANHDIVVRLTSALRMTDGLINLLKKQITKAVSQEMGDENIALLFNTNPVAEERTAKLTLFTPEKSFQLFSGDAEVTFSVVHQEKLDGGRKVIVTAKGEKEVAVPDYYRTEIYLKTGLIPALGYTTLQVKAVATEMDQLISTSKQTIENEKIIVQFENGKINLLNKEQQSIINDLIRFENVADAGDSFDFSPLEGDQAIYIETSELLTVEKNHLYSKMMLKHTALVPKDLEARAQKTSTETFEILTEIELFDGEEFVRVRHTIDNKVKDHRIRALIKTNVAEPKYSYADQGYSLMKRSVINPYLANWREEKFVEAPVPIFPVENIVAVSEEDATLALLVGGIKEYEILPKTAEIALTLFRSNGLLGKDDLMWRPGRASGINNKVVPTPDGQMLEEMIFEYAVYVQPEKLNEQTLYAQANIFEGHTETYHLQNLNTFEERLERFEVDYPIDRLPAQNSIFELDNPNVFMSTCKKSWDGTGTIIRLFNPSDKEETVRWTTNASSFEVSLAEEKIAELTENTICIPKKGFVTILLEGE; this is translated from the coding sequence ATGAAAAAAAATAAAATTGTACATGTTGTCGCACATTCACACTGGGATCATGAATGGTATTTCACTATGGAAGATTCCAATATCTTATTAATTGAGAATTTAGACTATCTTTTAAACGTTTTAGAAACAAAAGATTCATTTGCTAGTTATTCTTTCGATGGTCAAATGTCTGTCATTGAGCGTTATTTAGACATTCGTCCGGAAAATAAAGCGCGCGTTCAAAAACTTATCCAAGATCGTCGTCTGTTCGTCGGCCCTTGGTATACGCAAACCGATAGCCTGTTAGTTAAAACAGAAGCTGTGATTCGCAACTTACTTTATGGTTATAAAATGGGCGAAGAATTCGGTCATAGCATGAGCATTGGCTATTCTCCAGATATTTTTGGACAACATGCTTATCTGCCAGCTATTTATAAATCATTTAATATGGAGCATAGCATTTTCCAGCGTGGTGTTTATAATGATCAAGTGCAAGAGGACCTTAACTTCCACTGGACTTCTCCAGACAACAAGTCCATCCCAACCAATAATATTTTCTTCGGTTATGGACCCGGTAAATTTTTAAGCAGTGAAAAAAGTTATGTAGAAACGCGTCTTCTGCCTATTTTAGATCGACTTGCTGAAATGAACACACATACGGATGTCCTTCTTTTACCAGCAGGCGGCGACCAAGTACTTGTGCGCGAAAACTTCCCAGAAATTGTTGCGGAATTGAACAAGATGGACTTAGATTATACCTTCATTCTGTCCGATTACGAAGCATTTATGAATGATGCTTGGACTTCTACTTTCCCGAACGAGATCACTGGTGAACTGCTTGCTTGCCAAAAATCACGAATCCACCACACATGTCGCTCAGAACGCTACGATATTAAACGCCTTAATTACTTAGTAGAAAATAGGTTAGTCAACATTTTAGAACCACTTGCAACAATGGCAAACAAATTCGGAATCAAATATCCAAAACCTTGGTTAGATATTATTTGGAAAAAATTATTTGATAGCCATGCGCATAACGGTATCGGTGCTTCGAATTCAGATGACGCGAACCATGATATCGTCGTTCGCCTAACTAGCGCACTTCGGATGACAGATGGCTTAATTAACCTTTTGAAAAAACAAATCACGAAAGCTGTTAGTCAGGAAATGGGCGACGAAAATATTGCGCTATTATTCAATACTAACCCAGTGGCAGAAGAAAGAACGGCAAAACTAACATTATTCACTCCTGAAAAATCATTCCAACTTTTCTCCGGTGATGCGGAAGTGACTTTCAGCGTTGTACATCAAGAAAAATTAGACGGTGGACGGAAAGTAATCGTGACTGCAAAAGGCGAAAAAGAAGTCGCTGTTCCCGATTATTATCGTACAGAAATCTACCTAAAAACCGGCCTAATCCCTGCACTTGGTTACACAACATTGCAAGTGAAAGCCGTTGCTACAGAAATGGACCAATTAATCAGCACTTCCAAACAAACCATTGAAAATGAAAAAATCATTGTTCAATTCGAAAACGGGAAAATCAATCTTTTAAATAAAGAACAACAAAGCATTATAAATGACCTTATTCGCTTCGAAAATGTGGCTGACGCTGGGGATTCCTTTGACTTCTCACCACTTGAAGGCGACCAAGCCATCTATATCGAAACAAGCGAATTACTAACCGTTGAAAAAAATCATCTATATAGCAAAATGATGTTAAAACATACTGCTTTAGTTCCGAAAGATTTAGAAGCCCGCGCACAAAAAACAAGTACAGAAACATTTGAAATTTTAACAGAAATCGAACTTTTTGACGGCGAAGAATTTGTTCGTGTTCGCCATACTATCGATAATAAAGTAAAAGACCACCGCATTAGAGCATTGATCAAAACAAATGTAGCAGAACCTAAATATTCTTACGCAGACCAAGGTTATAGCCTCATGAAACGCAGCGTTATAAACCCTTACCTTGCAAACTGGCGCGAGGAAAAATTCGTGGAAGCACCTGTGCCGATTTTCCCAGTTGAAAATATCGTCGCTGTTTCTGAAGAGGACGCAACACTTGCCTTGTTAGTTGGTGGTATCAAAGAATATGAAATCTTACCGAAAACTGCCGAAATCGCTTTAACTCTTTTCAGAAGTAATGGTTTGCTTGGAAAAGATGATCTAATGTGGCGCCCAGGCCGCGCTTCCGGTATTAATAACAAAGTCGTTCCTACACCAGACGGCCAAATGCTCGAAGAAATGATTTTTGAATATGCTGTGTACGTACAACCTGAGAAACTAAATGAACAAACTCTCTACGCGCAAGCAAACATTTTCGAAGGTCATACAGAAACTTACCACCTGCAAAACCTAAACACATTTGAAGAGCGCCTAGAACGTTTTGAAGTGGATTATCCAATCGATCGTCTGCCAGCTCAAAATTCTATCTTTGAATTAGATAACCCGAACGTATTCATGAGCACTTGCAAAAAATCATGGGATGGCACTGGCACAATTATCCGCCTATTTAACCCATCAGACAAAGAAGAAACCGTTCGCTGGACAACTAACGCTTCCAGTTTTGAAGTTTCACTAGCGGAGGAAAAAATCGCAGAACTAACAGAAAACACTATCTGTATTCCTAAAAAAGGATTTGTAACTATTTTGTTGGAAGGAGAATAA
- a CDS encoding RpiR family transcriptional regulator yields the protein MKLDGVCKVNSALGMEYQFGEFYIDRDYLVFDQNFSLGMKKRQTFPIAKLEKMVLVREKEEMLLTFSCDNIEFELNGNSHANLREFRDLLQNKGTNAADIQKAEKARYTTHHYHNFAKS from the coding sequence ATGAAATTAGATGGAGTATGTAAGGTTAATTCAGCCCTTGGAATGGAATATCAATTCGGAGAGTTTTATATCGATAGAGATTACCTTGTTTTTGACCAAAACTTTAGCTTGGGTATGAAAAAACGACAAACATTTCCCATTGCTAAATTAGAAAAAATGGTGTTAGTCCGGGAAAAAGAGGAAATGCTGTTAACATTTAGCTGCGATAATATCGAATTTGAACTAAACGGAAATTCTCATGCCAATTTGCGCGAATTTCGGGATTTACTTCAAAATAAAGGCACAAATGCTGCGGATATTCAAAAAGCAGAAAAAGCGAGATATACAACCCACCACTATCACAACTTCGCTAAATCTTGA
- a CDS encoding cupin domain-containing protein codes for MATLENSVIFDKGELITNDYFIGNAYLKMLVPEDTIYNCPIGNVTFEPGARNNWHKHDGGQILLVTGGTGYYQEEGKPAQLLKEGDVVTIPKDVKHWHGATKDSWFVHLAISTNVELGGTTWLEPVSNEHYNNL; via the coding sequence ATGGCCACACTAGAAAATAGCGTTATTTTTGATAAAGGTGAGCTGATTACAAATGACTACTTTATTGGAAATGCTTATTTAAAAATGCTTGTTCCAGAAGACACTATTTATAATTGTCCGATTGGAAATGTTACTTTTGAACCGGGAGCTCGAAATAATTGGCATAAACATGATGGCGGGCAAATCCTGCTTGTCACCGGCGGAACCGGCTACTACCAAGAAGAAGGAAAACCAGCCCAGCTACTAAAAGAGGGCGATGTCGTGACTATTCCTAAAGACGTAAAACATTGGCACGGCGCTACAAAAGATAGCTGGTTTGTTCATTTAGCCATTTCCACAAATGTTGAATTAGGTGGAACGACTTGGCTCGAACCAGTTTCCAACGAACACTATAACAATTTATAA
- a CDS encoding MerR family transcriptional regulator produces MSIKEASEKSGVSADTIRYYERIGLIPPVHRNENGVRKFGAEDLRWIQFSRQMRRAGLSIEALIDYLALFREGEHTLEARAELLKEQRIDLKNRIDVMQDALDRLDFKIDNYDTHLIPAQKKLKDF; encoded by the coding sequence ATGAGCATAAAAGAGGCCAGCGAGAAAAGTGGAGTTTCTGCTGATACAATTCGCTATTATGAACGAATTGGCTTAATTCCACCCGTCCATCGTAATGAAAATGGCGTCCGCAAATTCGGCGCAGAAGATTTACGCTGGATTCAGTTTAGCCGCCAAATGCGCCGCGCTGGTTTATCCATTGAAGCCTTGATTGATTACTTAGCACTTTTCCGGGAAGGCGAGCATACTTTAGAAGCCCGCGCCGAATTACTTAAAGAACAACGCATTGACCTGAAAAATCGTATTGATGTCATGCAAGATGCACTTGATCGTCTCGACTTCAAAATCGATAATTACGATACCCATCTCATTCCAGCACAAAAGAAACTAAAAGATTTTTAA
- a CDS encoding MurR/RpiR family transcriptional regulator, with protein sequence MSATSLYRLFAPQIEFLSPAEKQVFFYIDNHISAIEKMSLTSLAESTNVSTTTVIRMCHKLKLSGFSELKFLLHSDKTETKPLSKDYSSTFLETIRLGIEQLPKKEIEQVATRIAYAPKIYIACLGMTKTLGEYFSKSLVTSKKNVVFTYDSFIIDVLPQIVERDDLIIIISESGGTENTLSLAEHLKYNLSNVIAIVNNPNAQISQYVETIIYASSEVFNEDLFKHHHAPLLIVIDLILNVFEQQKKLI encoded by the coding sequence ATGTCAGCTACTTCACTTTATCGCTTGTTTGCACCTCAAATTGAATTTTTAAGTCCTGCTGAAAAGCAAGTTTTCTTCTATATTGACAACCATATTTCTGCGATTGAAAAAATGTCGCTCACATCTCTAGCGGAGTCGACCAATGTTAGCACTACAACCGTTATTAGAATGTGTCATAAATTAAAACTTTCCGGTTTTTCTGAGCTTAAATTTTTACTTCACTCAGACAAAACAGAAACAAAACCCCTTTCCAAAGACTATTCGTCCACATTTTTAGAAACCATTCGATTAGGAATTGAGCAACTTCCGAAGAAAGAAATTGAACAAGTAGCTACGAGAATTGCCTATGCTCCTAAAATCTATATTGCCTGCCTAGGTATGACAAAAACATTAGGTGAATATTTTTCAAAGAGCCTGGTTACATCTAAGAAGAATGTTGTTTTTACGTATGATTCCTTTATTATTGATGTTTTGCCGCAAATTGTGGAAAGAGATGACTTGATTATTATTATTTCTGAAAGCGGTGGCACGGAAAATACGCTTTCGCTCGCCGAACATTTAAAATATAATTTGTCGAATGTTATTGCTATCGTAAATAATCCTAATGCGCAGATTTCCCAATATGTGGAGACGATTATTTATGCTTCTAGCGAGGTGTTTAATGAAGATTTATTTAAGCATCATCATGCCCCACTTTTAATTGTGATTGACTTGATTCTAAATGTTTTTGAACAGCAAAAAAAACTTATTTAA